cttatgactggtcaAAAGTATATTTTTTGGTTAAAAACAAGGCAAAGCATACCATggtaatatacactacctgacaaaagtcttgtcatttatcccagttgtaagagcaataaataataacttgacttctagttgatcaattggaaaagtggcaaaaggtagatttttcagatgaatcatctgttgaattgcATCCTAATCTTCACAAATATCGCAGATaatctattggaacccgcatggacccaagattctgagagaaatcagtcaagtttggtgaacgaaaaatcatggtttgggttacattcagtatgggggtgtgcgagagatctgcagagtgcatggcaacatcaacagcttgaggaaTCAAGAtatttatgctgcccattacattacaaaccacagaagagggaaaattcttcagcaagacAGCGCCCCTTCTCAAACTTTAACCTCCACATCAAATTCCAGAaagaaaagaaggtcaaggtgctccaggattggccagcccagtcaccaaacatgaacattattaagcatgtctggggtaagatgtaggaggcattgaagatgaacccaaagaatcttgatgaactctgggagtcctgcaagaatgctttctttgccattccagatgactttattaatcagttatttgagtcattgcagagatgtatggatgcagttatccaagacttttgtcaggtagtgtacatgaatTATCCACTAGTTGCACCTTTGCATTTTCTTTAGGGATAAAATATCTGCAAATGCAACAGATGATGTCCTGATAGAAaattagcttctttttttttctaatgaactAATGATGCAATGATTGAGAAGATTGCTGAAGAGGTCTTTTTCACCAGACATGATCAAGTTTTGCTAATTCTCTTGCTACTCTtctcattacactgtaaaaagcaattcctctagttgactttactttaaaaagtgagtaaaccttttgcttttaaagtgattagttgtcttaaaataagtaaatgaactatgggtataaaaattaagtcaacttaacatttATGATGCGTTCagtcattttttaagtaaaataatgaattgctttttacagtgtacaatctcattcattcagAGCTCTTTTAACTTCAAACTAAACACAGCATATTGCAACATATTTCTTTTAGTATGCTTTTTCTGATATATATCAGGGTTGTGTTTGACAACCCTGGCAAATTGTCTCACAGCTTTACCACACTGGATAGTAAAACCACCAGTTCTTGTGGTTACAGACAAGCTGCCAGGCAAAGCTATTATTCTGTAAGTCACAGCTTTATGCATTTCCAGTCATACTGAGGCCTGCTGATGTGTGAAAGGCTCAGATGatgcttttttttctcttgaatTCACCTTTAGCATTTTAAATGCCAGTCACTTTGTATCGCATTCAATTTCACAACCCCTCCTATTTCTCTCACATCTCATTCTCAGTTTTTTTTACACATGAAAACCTCTTGAAACAACTGCAACCTCACACTGAAAACCCTGATAAGTTGATTGAATTTGTCTGATTGAGTAAACTTGTTCCTTCTGATTATTTGAGTAATGGGGTCTCCCAAAACGTACATACTGAATTTTATTAACCTGGTGTTTGTAGTATGTACTTTAACTTTTGAGGTCTCCTAAAACGTATTAGTTTACGAGACTTGGTGGATTTATAGATTGTACTTAACAtattaagttcaaaattatttgGTGTTTATTTGACTCCACTTTTTATTAAACCTgaataaattttaaatgtttaattttaatttagtacaattaattcttaattataaaataattttttacagacAGCATTATGCATACTCAACTGAAATAAGCAATGCAATGCAAacaatatttaactgttttattaacTAAAGGTAAATTGACAGGCAGTAAACAGCACACAGTACATCTTTTTGGGAATTGTTCATCAATAAATCAAAAAACTATAAGTCATTAATAACAGTAGAAATGTCCAACATTACTTATTGCACTTAAACCGAAGAACTCCACACTTTTATAGATGACTGACCTTGAAAGCACGctaaaaatttaaattgtaattttggtATATAaccaaaaataagtaaatgaaatcTAAATAAGGAAATGAAATAAgacactaagggctctattttaacgatctatgtgcaaagtctaaagcgcatggcgcaaaaacattagggcgtgtctgaatccacttttgctaaggacaaaaaaatatgctctgcgccccggtgcatggtctaacaaggttgagcttattcttttaatgagttatgggtgtgttttgagcataacgtgcatttaaccaatcagagtctcatctcacattccctttaagagtcagttgcgtcgtgccatggagcatttgctttttacatggcggactttgtaagtggaaaaactgaatgcttcactagtgagaaaagttaaacagaccatctgcagtgtgaggataaagaatgattcccctccattcggcctctttactttctctttactttacgcttactctttactttactcctttactttcgtggataaggaaacagtgttgtacgcactctactgaagatatcattagcctacatgtttaatttcgtttgtttaaaaacaattttttcattcagttctaatttccagcaaacaaataattgaacaataataacgaatgtggtcaaaaaactgagttatacccaaacacatgtcctgtttttatgccccatatggtgatgcataagtCTCCAAAACCctacaggtgaacaaatctaaacttgtttttattaaaacaaatagaaatatgcataaataatactgctaataacattatacaaatgcaagttgttatgaataaacaaaaaaaaaagccccctagtgtgaagaaggcatggaggcagtgtttttatatttatgtagaaaataataataatagtaatagtaataataataataataattttaataataataataacaataataacaataataataataacatttgtaTCCTTTAATTCCtgtaatttttatttgtaaagatatttgtgtattgctgtacatcttgcGTGTATTAAGCAATATGTAAGCGTTTATACCTGCTAACgagctctgcactggactttagaccagtttTTAGTTAGTCATTGGCACTATTTCAGATCCTTAGAATAACAATGTGCCAACAAAGCGCcgtaacacacctccttttagatcagcacacccatgagtccacaaagttgcgcaaatggatttgctatttaaacaacgtaccacaaaacgtgaaaattagggttgtgctggtctgaaaatagcaacaaatcgcgccaaacacgccttgcgccttattgcgctgggtgtatgatagggccctaactGTTATAGGTTCAAACCACAATGTAGAAGTGGTAAGATATTTCCCTCAAGCCAAACATCAATTGTAGAAccgtattttatttcagtttgctatTATTCTTTATAAGTGCACAAGCTAAACCATTTGAATAAAGTTTTACAGTATTATAAAACCTGTTTGCATTACATTGTGAATGTGTTATGCTGTTGATTACTTATTGAAAAATTTAACTGACCATTTATTTGCTTACTAAAGTCATTTATTATCcttaatttaaaaagttacatgatttttttggttctttttaatGCAGAGAATATCATTTTATGAATTATACTCAAATAAAGAAGCTCCATCTACTCTTCTTTCACAATGCGCTTCGCCTCGAAGGCACAGATGTAGCTCTTCTCGACAAAACAAGATTTGTCGTTCCACTTGCCATGTTCTGAAAATATGTATAATAAGGAAAATATTGTACCTCTGGTATTGTAAAATACACTCATGCATACATATACTTGGAAGGTAGACATTTCTTGTTAGTTTATTTACACCCATCCACCTAAAAAGGTTATACTAACTTTCCTTCCTCCCACTGTTTTTTTATATGATGAGACAAAACGAATGCCAGCAGCTTGTGATAAAATGAGGTTCTATAAGGTGAAATTATTCATCAAATGCTCTCTCTCACTTGTCAAGtccattaattgttttatgaattCATTTAAATATGAATGACCCTTTAATGGTGCAATAGAAGATCTTGCTAAGAAAATGCTAACAATAGCCGGACAGCACTGAAAGCCTAAGTCTCACCCTCAAATCACCATCTAAAGCCTTTCATCAAGAGTTTTTATCTGGCTTTAcatttgaacaactaaatgaatgcttaagtctatttaacagattgtatttgcattaaattacattattaatgctgtaaaaggaagttTATCTATGGCTGAAAGACTATGCTATTGCACATTACGTATTTAGCCAGACAGGTAGGACAGCCAATCGTAATGTTTGGACCGAACATTTTGATTGGATGAACTCTTCTTGGTCCTACACCTTCCACAGAATATatatggtggcttagtggttagcactgttgcctcacaccaagaaggttgctagttcgagggTAAATAGCCGCCGTCTTTGTTTTCCTTTGTGTTTTCCCTCTGTCCCATTATTCTTACCTTTCCAGTTCAACTCCACACATTCCTCGTTAGTAAAGTTGTGGTTGGGCTCACCAGGTACCCATTCATCATAATTCCATGCAGATCCATCAAGCCACAGAAATCTATGACTCTGAGGaagagatttaaaaaagaaaggtgTTTAAGAAACTACAACCCCTATTTTGGAAAAGTTTTCACAttttatactaaaataaaatcaagaatCAAGTTTTTTATAGACAAAAGTACAAGGAAATGATGTCTAGTGTTTTATCTcataaacttaaatatgttttGCAAATATAATCAAATGTTAATTTTGACTGCTGCAACATGCTTCAAAAAAGTAAAGACAGTTTATCCTCAGGCTATATGTTTACACTAAtgtggataaataaataattaaataaagctcCTTGTCCACAATATCgttttaaaataatttgctaAAAATTGGTCATCCACAATTAAAAAATTTGTGAAAAGCTGAATGGATGTCAGAAGCCACACTGAAGCCTGAACCACAATGCGAGTCCAATACGTGGTCGCACACGTGTGAGTGGTtgttgtaacactttattttgatggttcgtttaatttaagttacattgcatctacatgtcaactaattcttattagattttaAGTTGACCATTAAGTTGGGTTTGgggttaaggctgatttatacttctgtgtcaagcacaCGCGTATGCTCAGGCGCGGCCTGTGCAAGGACGCATAGCCCTCCCTGTGGCCATTGGCATcactgacgtgcacctctcaaaacatTGCAACGACACGTAGCACAACatgtttttctgaacgcttccttaatgtacaagtggctcaaattcgctcattttgaggcgggaaccggcgggcgtgcaacaactttaatcataagttaaacacaaaacaacattctCCATCCGGaactccttcacgggactccacacttgtaaacacccgctgtgTCACGCTCGCGCGGCTCttacctccgcccacactcgtcagtgctaccaagccaaccaaccACAAAGCTTGCGGTACGCGTatgcgttacattttttgagaggtgcgcgtcagcgatgCCGACGACCACGGTgaggggctatgcgtccacgcgtaggctgcgccgTTGCATGTGCATgcgtttgacgcagaagtataaatcagccttcactCAACATGCCCACCTAGTCGCCAACAGTTGCTGTTGCTCGCGTTGACggaggtcgccggaagtcgctcactctaCGTTGAAATGAACGGTCATATGTCGCTTTGCTGCTGCGTgttgctcgtagtgtgaatgaagcTGTACATTGTGTGTCATTAACATCTACCACCCCCTTtaacaaacccaaccattacagtaagCATGCCCATTGCAACATCTGATGCGCCACTTTGATTTTGGATTTTCAGAGACTGCAGCGAGCCCTACTTAGAgactgaattggtcacatgactaaaaatgCGGCATCATTTTCAAAAGCCTCCATTTTCACAGTCCACACTGTGACTCAAATGGCCTTTTCAAATCCTTCAGTTTCAAAATATATGGTTTTCATTGCCTACAAATGCATCTCACTGCAGACGGAAGGCCAAAACTGAAATTTTTCATTCGCTTTTATATTAAAGCGTATTACTGTGGACATGGCCTCTCGTTATCCTTGTTAGTTTGCCCCAGAGTCAGTGTTCGCCCACTCTTTACATtcaaatgacaacattttcagcCAAAACCAGAAACTTTTCACATGTTTTGTCGACAACTGTTTTTGTGACTGAAATAGCGTATATCTGAAAACAAGTTACaaagtggacatttttaaaaatgccattGTCGATTATGGGATTATTTGGTCAGTGAAAGCATTGTTAATGTAATTATGTAAGACAATTAAAAAAGGAATAaagaaatatttagattttattgcattttacaaaACCTCACACCTTTTCCAAACTGATTTACTTTCCCCAGTAGTGAATCTTAAtacatttctctctttttttacctGTAAAAGTCGAAAGCCTCCAATCCAGACTCGCCGATTTGTTGGATTAAATTTTTTCACAATGCAGAGCAAGTGATTATTATCGCTGGCATTATGCACTGATGCCAGATGTGCACCACGTGTGCTATCAATACAGCTGAACTGGACAAGAAACAGAAAGAACAGTATCACACAATGCACTGATTAAATATTGGAGAAATAATAGGGAGAATTGAAAATGAAATTGGTTTATTCATTGAGTATGTGCTGCAACTTACCTCGGCTTCAGTGAAGTTGAGAGTATTGTTAAAGTATTTGACACAGTGAAGGCCCACTTTAAACCAGTCCTTGAATCCAGGCACGTCACATGCTTTGGGCATATGACACTGCACAGTGGCGTTCATAAGTCCAGCATGAAAATCTACATTACAGAATCACAACCATGACAATTACTTTGAGCTCTcagcattttaatttttaaaaatgttgatattttaatttatctttatttctatagcgcttctacaatgtagattgtgtcaaagcagcctaacatagaagttctagtaaattgaaactgtcagtccagttttcagtgtcaaaCAGATCACTGAAGGATTTTgcttttaaaggtatagttcacccaaaaagcctCAAGCCATTCTCAgtgtatatgattttttttctatcaGACAGACTCAGTCAGAGTAGATCAAATTtgatcctggctcttccatgctcTATAACGGTGTTGGATAGTGACTATTATTTTGAAATTTTCAAAAGCACATAAATCCATCGCCAAAATAACCCATATGCCTACAGGGTGTAAACATATGTCTTATGAAGCagattgatgtgtttttttaacaaCAGTAGTTCTAATTTTAAACTTCAATGACAAAAATTAAGTCAAGCAGgttagtaataagtgaagctgTGTCACACAGCAGGAGAAACAGACATGCATGTGGGAATGGTTGGCGCTCATTTGGGTTTAAAGGCACAAGCAACAAAACATCTACAATGTTCTCTTAACCCAAAATTCACATATTCAGACAGACTCTGGAGACACCAAAATCAGACTCAAATGGACTAGTGTATTAATAACTGAACCAATTTtcttcaaataaaaatgaaaaccttCTTTCCTTACATTTTTTAGTGTAACCGTTTCCTCAAACCAAGCCTAAAAATTGCCCAAATTTGCTTAGAAAAAATCTCttgattttattacattatcATTCATATTTATGAActattcttaatattttatagCAAACAcccaacatttattttatttatacatacacattttatttaacataaatcACAAACATAATTATAACTAtagttaaaaataacaatattccTGATTACATTTTGTATACATCTTTTTGTGCCTTTTAAAATTATGGTTCAGATATACTGTTGAAAGTTtcttttttaatggaattttgcTGTGATTATAGTTATAATTTATCTGTgtgcaaatatttgtttgtttttattaacggGTATGATTAAAAATGATAGCAGAAATTATTAAACATTACCTCTCTCCATTGTTAAGCTGTTGCCACTCCCAAACAGAAGAGTCAACAGCAGATAGCTAATACAGCTtgatttaaactgtaaaaataaaaacaattggaATGatcattatgtatatatatatatatatatatacatacacatacagtacatatatacaaGTCAAAATCCCTCTTGTGAATTTATTCtattctttttcaaacattttccaaatgatgtttaacagagcaatggatttttcacagtatttcctataatattttttcttctggagaaagtcttatttgttttattttgccaaaaataaaagcagtttttaataataaaaaaaacatttttaggtcaatattattagcccccttcgattgtctgcagaacaaactattgttaatGGTTACGCaaccaaacttgcctaattaaccaattaagcctttaaatgtcactttaagctgaaaactagcatcttgaaaaatgtctagtaaaatattatgtattgtcatcatggcaaagataaaagaaatcagtttttacttctttccattaaacataaattggaggaaaaaatataccagggggctaataattgaggagggctaataattcagacttcatctGTATCATGTGCATGCATAAAGTTCACTTACCATTGCTATTTGTGTCTTCAATCTGACTCACAATACCTTTTGGATCATCTTACATTATTTTATACCATTCTGTTGATTTTCACAACTCCCGCTCTTTCTTCAGTCAGGGTGTGGTAAAACAGGAAACTGCTGAACAGGTTGATAGGTTACTGTAAAAAAGCagcattaatatatttaataaaaagcaCTCTTACATTACATTACACGGGACTCGGGGGggcgggtggatggatggaaggatgacaGAGTGGATAGGGCCCAGCGACAATTTAGGGGCCCAGTGACGGGATCTCTTCACTTAAGAGATCACAACTCCTTAAACAACACCCTCAGTAACTCATTGCATGCGATCTAGATTGTTAGATTACAAAATTCACTTGTAATTAGATTGTACTACATTTTAAAAGCTCAGAATCAGACTTCATAATCagttacttttttattgattacaCAATTTATAATGTGAAATCATTTATTTCTTCATCCTATTTAGTGTCATTCACTGATTTAAAAACCTTAGTAAACCATTGCTTCATGTCTGGCAGCCGTTAAGCCTGTCGggatttattctgcaataacaaccgcctggatgtactttattccttACTTATTACACGGCTTTCTcgaatactcgattctgattggtcagttgtaacattccaaggtatgttattctgaaataacaaccgctaaataacgcTGACTCACCTGGGAACTTCCAATCaccttgactgtcagtgaatacatTCCATATCCATATTCCAAAATCCATTTACTTACGTCTACATTGATATGTAGGACTATATACTTGTGTCACTCTGCGttttttggcgccatcttgtgaatcACTCCATCAGCGGTTTTTGTTTCTGTtagctttgcatttatttaaaaattatatcttGTGTATTTTTTAAGTTTACCAGCCTTTTCTTTTGTTCCTAGTTGTTTTTTTCCCATTGACTGCCATTGATTGCTAAGGAATAAAaaatgacaccatataatcatgtattcttgactgttggtggttttccctgttgggaagagctgaaattacaaatttttactgTAAAGCCAATGTACgatggccaagagagcttaatgCGTTGCAATTTAACACATGCTAtcacaaaaaaagaaatcatCTTCATTGGTTTGGCAGTTAAcatgttgcaaatcctcacaatgcaaacacattaaaaaccGCACTGCAAactctcacaatgcaaacaaattaagaaaacaagcTGCAATTtatcacaacacatgcaaatagcatgaaaatgtttcaaggggacccaaaaacatgacggacatGGCTGGGATTTCTTTATTTTGCCGTGACTATTGCTAAGTGAAGTTgaaggtgatctttgaaaggtgaatTTTGGGTTTATTTTAGCATCCTGATTACACGATTCCCTTGTCGTTTGTATATTATTAGCCT
This genomic stretch from Danio aesculapii chromosome 1, fDanAes4.1, whole genome shotgun sequence harbors:
- the LOC130226514 gene encoding galactose-specific lectin nattectin-like, translating into MYSLTVKVIGSSQFKSSCISYLLLTLLFGSGNSLTMERDFHAGLMNATVQCHMPKACDVPGFKDWFKVGLHCVKYFNNTLNFTEAEFSCIDSTRGAHLASVHNASDNNHLLCIVKKFNPTNRRVWIGGFRLLQSHRFLWLDGSAWNYDEWVPGEPNHNFTNEECVELNWKEHGKWNDKSCFVEKSYICAFEAKRIVKEE